Proteins encoded in a region of the Streptomyces sp. NBC_01298 genome:
- a CDS encoding APC family permease: protein MDMSAANKKGLSLFALIMIGLGSIFGSGWLFGAGQAAAVAGPAAIIAWVIGAVFIGMIAMSYAEVGAAYPLPGSMARFGTISHGPVLGFITGWAVWIAIAALIPIESIAGTQYMSSWNFGWAKGLVENGGLTTSGMAMALFLTVALWLACYWSVALLAKANNLLTLVKFAIPVLAVIALIASGFHTGNFTDHGGFAPNGWSAVMTAVTTSGVVFAFNGFQAVVNLGGAAKNPGRAIPLALVGALSLGLVIYLALQIAFIGGVPPTRLAEAGGWSGINFSSPFADLAKMLMLHWVVTMLQFGAFISPSGANIGNVASASYMAQNLADTGFFPKKIREVHPKYGTARPAMWLNLGFSVLLLVTVGHSWEALASVVSAAMVVSYLIGPIAVGVFRTTKPELPRPFRLPAASVLCPITFAFAACALYWSKWPDTGKVVLLTLVAAPIAAIVLKRKGEKNLAKQFAPAWWMIAFLLWLGTLSALGSKEFGGHGVIPGGVDIALVGVSALGFYFWAVRSGVKAHYAGLPGPDPVLDAPAGESDAAAAPERELTHA from the coding sequence ATGGACATGAGCGCAGCGAACAAGAAGGGACTCAGTCTCTTCGCCCTGATCATGATCGGCCTCGGCTCGATCTTCGGATCGGGGTGGCTCTTCGGCGCCGGTCAGGCGGCAGCAGTCGCGGGACCCGCGGCGATCATCGCCTGGGTCATCGGCGCCGTCTTCATCGGCATGATCGCCATGTCCTACGCGGAGGTGGGCGCCGCCTACCCGCTGCCCGGCTCGATGGCCCGCTTCGGCACCATCTCGCACGGGCCGGTGCTCGGCTTCATCACCGGCTGGGCGGTCTGGATCGCCATCGCCGCGCTGATCCCGATCGAGTCCATCGCCGGTACGCAGTACATGTCCTCCTGGAACTTCGGCTGGGCCAAGGGCCTGGTCGAGAACGGCGGCCTGACCACCTCCGGCATGGCGATGGCGCTGTTCCTGACGGTCGCGCTGTGGCTGGCCTGCTACTGGTCGGTCGCGCTGCTCGCCAAGGCGAACAACCTCCTCACCCTGGTCAAGTTCGCCATCCCGGTGCTCGCCGTGATCGCCCTGATCGCCTCCGGCTTCCACACCGGCAACTTCACCGACCACGGCGGCTTCGCCCCCAACGGCTGGTCCGCGGTCATGACCGCGGTCACCACCTCCGGCGTGGTCTTCGCCTTCAACGGCTTCCAGGCCGTCGTCAACCTCGGCGGCGCCGCCAAGAACCCCGGCCGGGCCATTCCGCTGGCCCTGGTGGGCGCGCTCTCCCTCGGCCTGGTCATCTACCTGGCCCTGCAGATCGCCTTCATCGGCGGTGTCCCGCCTACGAGGCTGGCCGAAGCCGGCGGCTGGAGCGGCATCAACTTCTCCTCGCCGTTCGCCGACCTCGCCAAGATGCTGATGCTGCACTGGGTCGTCACGATGCTCCAGTTCGGTGCCTTCATCTCCCCGTCCGGCGCCAACATCGGCAACGTCGCCTCGGCCTCGTACATGGCGCAGAACCTCGCGGACACCGGCTTCTTCCCGAAGAAGATCCGCGAGGTCCACCCGAAGTACGGCACCGCGCGTCCCGCGATGTGGCTGAACCTCGGCTTCTCGGTCCTGCTGCTGGTCACCGTCGGCCACAGCTGGGAGGCCCTGGCCAGCGTGGTCTCCGCCGCGATGGTGGTCTCGTACCTGATCGGCCCGATCGCCGTCGGCGTCTTCCGCACGACCAAGCCCGAGCTGCCGCGCCCCTTCCGCCTCCCGGCGGCGAGCGTCCTCTGCCCGATCACCTTCGCCTTCGCCGCCTGCGCCCTGTACTGGTCCAAGTGGCCGGACACCGGCAAGGTGGTGCTGCTCACCCTGGTCGCCGCACCCATCGCGGCGATCGTGCTCAAGCGCAAGGGCGAGAAGAACCTGGCCAAGCAGTTCGCCCCCGCCTGGTGGATGATCGCCTTCCTGCTGTGGCTGGGCACCCTGTCCGCGCTCGGCAGCAAGGAATTCGGCGGCCACGGCGTCATCCCCGGCGGCGTGGACATCGCCCTCGTGGGCGTCTCGGCCCTGGGCTTCTACTTCTGGGCCGTACGGTCCGGGGTCAAGGCCCACTACGCGGGCCTGCCGGGCCCGGACCCGGTCCTGGACGCCCCCGCCGGGGAGTCCGACGCCGCGGCCGCACCGGAGCGCGAACTGACCCACGCCTGA
- a CDS encoding L-serine ammonia-lyase, with protein sequence MAISVFDLFSIGIGPSSSHTVGPMRAARMFVTRLKKDGVLAQTASVRAELFGSLGATGHGHGTPKAVLLGLEGHSPRTVNVETADAEVERIRQSGRLRLLGTEIGDGHEIDFDEPNQLILHRRRSLPYHANGMTLFAYDETGNPLLEKTYYSVGGGFVVDEDAVGEDRIKLDDTPLKYPFRSGDEMLRLANETGLSISSMMLENEKAWRTEDEIREGLLEIWRVMQACVSRGMSREGILPGGLRVKRRAASTARQLRTEGDPMMHRSEWATIYAMAVNEENAAGGRVVTAPTNGAAGVLPAVLHYYMNFVPGADEDGVVRFLLAAGAIGMLFKENASISGAEVGCQGEVGSACSMAAGALAEVLGGTPEQVENAAEIGMEHNLGLTCDPVGGLVQIPCIERNGMAAVKAVTAAKMAMRGDGSHKVSLDKVIKTMKETGADMKVKYKETARGGLAVNVIEC encoded by the coding sequence GTGGCCATCTCCGTCTTCGATCTCTTCTCGATCGGCATCGGTCCCTCTTCCTCCCACACCGTCGGACCGATGCGCGCCGCGCGCATGTTCGTGACCCGGCTCAAGAAGGACGGCGTCCTCGCGCAGACAGCCTCGGTGCGCGCTGAGCTCTTCGGCTCGCTGGGCGCCACCGGCCACGGCCACGGCACCCCCAAGGCGGTGCTGCTGGGCCTGGAGGGCCACTCGCCCCGCACCGTGAACGTGGAGACCGCCGACGCCGAGGTCGAGCGCATCCGCCAGAGCGGCCGCCTGCGCCTGCTGGGCACCGAAATAGGTGACGGCCACGAGATCGACTTCGACGAGCCGAACCAGCTGATCCTGCACCGCCGGCGCTCGCTCCCGTACCACGCGAACGGCATGACGCTCTTCGCGTACGACGAGACCGGCAACCCGCTGCTGGAGAAGACCTACTACTCGGTCGGCGGCGGCTTCGTCGTGGACGAGGACGCGGTCGGCGAGGACCGGATCAAGCTCGACGACACCCCGCTGAAGTACCCCTTCCGCAGCGGTGACGAGATGCTGCGCCTCGCGAACGAGACCGGTCTGTCGATCTCCTCGATGATGCTGGAGAACGAGAAGGCCTGGCGCACCGAGGACGAGATCCGCGAGGGTCTGCTGGAGATCTGGCGCGTCATGCAGGCCTGCGTCTCGCGCGGCATGTCCCGCGAGGGCATCCTCCCCGGCGGCCTGCGGGTCAAGCGCCGGGCCGCCTCCACGGCGCGCCAGCTGCGCACCGAGGGCGACCCGATGATGCACCGCAGCGAGTGGGCGACCATCTATGCGATGGCGGTCAACGAGGAGAACGCGGCCGGCGGCCGGGTCGTCACCGCCCCGACGAACGGCGCGGCGGGCGTCCTGCCGGCGGTCCTGCACTACTACATGAACTTCGTGCCGGGCGCCGACGAGGACGGCGTGGTCCGCTTCCTCCTCGCGGCGGGCGCGATCGGCATGCTCTTCAAGGAGAACGCCTCGATCTCCGGCGCCGAGGTCGGCTGCCAGGGCGAGGTCGGCTCGGCCTGCTCGATGGCGGCGGGCGCGCTGGCCGAGGTCCTGGGCGGCACCCCGGAGCAGGTCGAGAACGCGGCCGAGATCGGCATGGAGCACAACCTCGGCCTGACCTGCGACCCGGTCGGCGGCCTCGTGCAGATCCCGTGCATCGAGCGCAACGGCATGGCGGCGGTCAAGGCCGTCACCGCGGCCAAGATGGCGATGCGCGGCGACGGCAGCCACAAGGTCTCCCTCGACAAGGTCATCAAGACCATGAAGGAGACGGGCGCCGACATGAAGGTCAAGTACAAAGAAACGGCCCGCGGCGGCCTGGCGGTCAACGTCATCGAATGCTGA
- the gcvH gene encoding glycine cleavage system protein GcvH, with protein sequence MSNPQQLRFSKEHEWLSDAVDGVSTVGITEFAANALGDVVYAQLPEVGDTVTAGETCGELESTKSVSDLYSPVTGEIVESNQDVIDDPALVNSAPFEGGWLFKVRVTEEPADLLSVDEYAKLTAGN encoded by the coding sequence ATGAGCAACCCCCAGCAGCTGCGTTTCAGCAAGGAGCACGAGTGGCTGTCGGACGCCGTCGACGGCGTCTCGACGGTCGGCATCACGGAGTTCGCGGCCAACGCGCTCGGTGACGTCGTCTACGCCCAGCTTCCCGAGGTCGGTGACACCGTGACCGCGGGCGAGACCTGCGGCGAGCTGGAGTCGACCAAGTCGGTCAGCGACCTGTACTCCCCCGTCACCGGCGAGATCGTCGAGTCCAACCAGGACGTCATCGACGACCCGGCGCTGGTGAACTCGGCTCCGTTCGAGGGCGGCTGGCTCTTCAAGGTGCGCGTCACGGAGGAGCCGGCCGACCTGCTCTCCGTCGACGAGTACGCCAAGCTCACCGCCGGCAACTGA
- the glyA gene encoding serine hydroxymethyltransferase — MSVLNTPLHELDPDVAAAVDAELVRQQSTLEMIASENFAPVAVMEAQGSVLTNKYAEGYPGRRYYGGCEHVDVVEQIAIDRIKALFGAEAANVQPHSGAQANAAAMFALIKPGDTIMGLNLAHGGHLTHGMKINFSGKLYNVVPYHVDETGEVDMAEVERLAKESKPQLIVAGWSAYPRQLDFAAFRRIADEVGAYLMVDMAHFAGLVAAGLHPNPVPHAHVVTTTTHKTLGGPRGGVILSTQELAKKINSAVFPGQQGGPLEHVIAAKAVSFLVAASPEFKERQERTLEGAKILAARLVQDDVKAVGVDVLTGGTDVHLVLVDLRNSELDGQQAEDRLHEVGITVNRNAIPNDPRPPMVTSGLRIGTPALATRGFDAEAFTEVAEIIAQALKPAYDADDLKARVSALAAKFPLYPTL; from the coding sequence ATGTCTGTACTGAACACTCCCCTCCACGAGCTCGACCCGGACGTCGCCGCCGCCGTCGACGCCGAACTCGTGCGCCAGCAGTCCACCCTGGAAATGATCGCGTCGGAGAACTTCGCTCCGGTCGCCGTCATGGAGGCCCAGGGCTCGGTCCTGACCAACAAGTACGCCGAGGGCTACCCCGGCCGCCGCTACTACGGCGGCTGTGAGCACGTCGACGTGGTCGAGCAGATCGCGATCGACCGCATCAAGGCGCTCTTCGGCGCCGAGGCCGCGAACGTGCAGCCCCACTCGGGCGCGCAGGCCAACGCGGCCGCGATGTTCGCGCTGATCAAGCCGGGCGACACGATCATGGGCCTGAACCTGGCCCACGGCGGTCACCTGACCCACGGCATGAAGATCAACTTCTCCGGCAAGCTCTACAACGTGGTCCCGTACCACGTCGACGAGACCGGCGAGGTCGACATGGCCGAGGTCGAGCGCCTCGCCAAGGAGTCCAAGCCGCAGCTGATCGTCGCGGGCTGGTCCGCCTACCCGCGCCAGCTGGACTTCGCCGCCTTCCGCCGCATCGCGGACGAGGTCGGCGCGTACCTGATGGTCGACATGGCGCACTTCGCCGGCCTGGTCGCCGCGGGCCTGCACCCGAACCCGGTGCCCCACGCCCACGTCGTCACCACCACCACGCACAAGACCCTCGGCGGTCCGCGCGGCGGTGTCATCCTGTCGACGCAGGAGCTGGCCAAGAAGATCAACTCCGCGGTCTTCCCGGGTCAGCAGGGCGGCCCGCTGGAGCACGTGATCGCGGCCAAGGCGGTCTCCTTCCTCGTGGCGGCCTCGCCCGAGTTCAAGGAGCGCCAGGAGCGCACCCTGGAGGGCGCGAAGATCCTCGCCGCCCGCCTGGTCCAGGACGACGTCAAGGCCGTGGGCGTGGACGTCCTCACCGGCGGCACCGACGTGCACCTGGTCCTGGTCGACCTGCGCAACTCCGAGCTGGACGGTCAGCAGGCCGAGGACCGCCTCCACGAGGTCGGCATCACGGTCAACCGCAACGCCATCCCGAACGACCCGCGGCCTCCGATGGTCACCTCGGGTCTGCGGATCGGTACGCCGGCGCTGGCCACCCGCGGTTTCGACGCGGAGGCCTTCACCGAGGTCGCCGAGATCATCGCGCAGGCGCTGAAGCCCGCCTACGACGCCGATGACCTGAAGGCGCGCGTCTCGGCGCTCGCCGCGAAGTTCCCGCTGTACCCGACGCTCTAG
- the gcvT gene encoding glycine cleavage system aminomethyltransferase GcvT — protein sequence MSTAPRLTALDALHRSLGATMTDFAGWDMPLRYGSERDEHTAVRTKAGLFDLSHMGEITLTGPEAVKVLDYALVGNISTVGVGRARYTHICQEDGGILDDLIVYRLGETEFMVVANASNAQVVLDAITERAAGFDAEVRDDRDAYALLAVQGPESPGILASLTDADLDGLKYYAGLPGTVAGVPALIARTGYTGEDGFELFVSPEHAVELWQALTKAGEGVGLVPAGLSCRDTLRLEAGMPLYGHELTTSLTPFDAGLGRVVKFEKEGDFVGRAALEAAAERAASNPPRKLVGLIAEGRRVPRAGFSVTFDGQVVGEVTSGAPSPTLGKPIAMAYVDAAHAAPGTSGVGVDIRGTHEAYEVVALPFYKRQK from the coding sequence ATGAGCACTGCCCCCCGCCTGACCGCCCTCGATGCGCTGCACCGTTCCCTCGGTGCGACCATGACCGATTTCGCGGGCTGGGACATGCCCCTGCGGTACGGGAGCGAGCGCGACGAGCACACCGCCGTCCGCACCAAGGCCGGCCTCTTCGACCTCTCCCACATGGGCGAGATCACCCTGACCGGCCCCGAGGCCGTCAAGGTCCTGGACTACGCGCTGGTCGGCAACATCTCCACCGTCGGCGTCGGCCGCGCCCGCTACACGCACATCTGTCAGGAGGACGGCGGGATCCTCGACGACCTGATCGTCTACCGCCTGGGCGAGACCGAGTTCATGGTCGTCGCGAACGCCTCCAACGCCCAGGTCGTCCTGGACGCGATCACCGAGCGCGCCGCCGGCTTCGACGCCGAGGTCCGCGACGACCGCGACGCGTACGCGCTGCTCGCGGTGCAGGGCCCGGAGTCCCCCGGCATCCTCGCCTCCCTCACCGACGCCGACCTGGACGGGCTGAAGTACTACGCCGGCCTGCCCGGCACGGTCGCCGGGGTGCCCGCGCTGATCGCGCGCACCGGCTACACCGGCGAGGACGGCTTCGAGCTGTTCGTCTCGCCCGAGCACGCCGTGGAGCTGTGGCAGGCGCTGACCAAGGCGGGCGAGGGCGTCGGCCTGGTCCCGGCCGGCCTGTCCTGCCGCGACACCCTGCGCCTGGAAGCGGGCATGCCGCTGTACGGGCACGAGCTGACCACCTCCCTGACCCCGTTCGACGCGGGTCTGGGCCGGGTCGTGAAGTTCGAGAAGGAGGGCGACTTCGTCGGCCGCGCTGCCCTGGAGGCCGCTGCCGAGCGCGCCGCCTCCAACCCGCCGCGCAAGCTGGTCGGCCTGATCGCCGAGGGCCGCCGCGTTCCGCGCGCCGGCTTCTCCGTGACCTTCGACGGCCAGGTCGTCGGCGAGGTCACTTCGGGCGCCCCGTCCCCGACGCTGGGCAAGCCGATCGCGATGGCCTACGTCGACGCGGCGCACGCCGCGCCCGGCACCTCCGGCGTCGGCGTGGACATTCGCGGTACGCATGAGGCGTACGAGGTCGTGGCCCTGCCGTTCTACAAGCGGCAGAAGTAG